The Ochotona princeps isolate mOchPri1 chromosome 1, mOchPri1.hap1, whole genome shotgun sequence genome has a segment encoding these proteins:
- the BTNL2 gene encoding butyrophilin-like protein 2 isoform X1 → MVDILGYSVPGTIASFFFILLTLRRSDDFRVMGSSHVLLALVGEDALLTCQRLPNGTAAHTEVRWYRSEPSTPIIAYGYGAEMIEVQMEEYRGRVEWIDDGIAEGRVALKIHNIRPSDNGQYWCHLQEGSHAGEASLLLKVAGLGSAPQIHMNGSVEGGIQLVCTAKGWFPEPRVRWEDSQGEQLLSLSEHYIQDANGLFYVEATVLVLGASPESASCIIHNPVVSEERVATITLPEKLQTEMASLKVIGPSQPILVRVGEDVGITCYLSPKANAQRMEVRWVRSRRYPAVHVYMDGSDMAGEQMEEYTERTSLMSDAIQEGRLTLKIHNTSISDDGQYRCLFEKDGVYQEASVNLKVVGMGSSPLVTMKEGGKQLKCTSDGWFPEPQVQWMDRDGNMMPAFSEALTQGSHGLFHVETVLLVENNIIVNVSCCISNPLLGKEKRTTFSSPDSRLSLSWPILMIIVVLLLAVAVGLRRRKDHEDVNLIQEPNRTNLQWIDSEKTKDAAHGCSYSQYSTEGHLHAPYTGPQGGGGLKEETKCPECGKSTSRSILGHSGVKR, encoded by the exons ATGACTTCCGAGTGATGGGCTCTTCCCATGTTCTTCTGGCCTTGGTGGGGGAAGATGCCCTATTAACCTGCCAGCGCCTTCCCAACGGGACTGCGGCACACACAGAGGTGCGGTGGTATCGCTCAGAACCCAGCACACCCATCATTGCATACGGGTATGGAGCTGAGATGATTGAGGTGCAGATGGAAGAGTACAGAGGCCGGGTGGAGTGGATTGATGATGGCATTGCAGAAGGGAGAGTGGCTCTGAAGATACACAACATCCGGCCTTCCGACAACGGGCAATACTGGTGCCATCTCCAAGAGGGCAGCCATGCTGGTGAAGCAAGCCTGCTGCTCAAAGTGGCAG GCCTGGGGTCTGCCCCTCAAATCCACATGAACGGGTCTGTAGAAGGTGGAATCCAGCTTGTGTGCACTGCAAAGGGCTGGTTCCCAGAGCCCCGTGTACGCTGGGAGGACAGTCAGGGAGAGCAGTTGCTGTCGCTGTCTGAGCACTACATCCAAGATGCCAATGGCCTGTTCTATGTGGAAGCCACCGTGTTGGTGCTGGGTGCCTCTCCAGAGTCTGCGTCCTGTATCATCCACAACCCTGTGGTCAGTGAGGAGAGGGTGGCCACCATCACCCTTCCAG AGAAACTTCAGACTGAGATGG CTTCTTTAAAGGTGATTGGACCTTCCCAGCCTATCCTTGTGAGGGTGGGAGAAGATGTGGGGATAACCTGTTACCTGTCCCCGAAGGCGAATGCACAGAGGATGGAGGTGAGGTGGGTCCGATCCAGGCGCTACCCTGCAGTCCATGTTTATATGGATGGGAGCGATATGGCTggagagcagatggaagaatacACAGAGAGGACTTCTTTGATGAGTGATGCCATCCAAGAGGGCAGACTGACCCTGAAGATACACAACACCAGCATTTCAGATGATGGGCAGTACCGATGCCTTTTTGAAAAAGATGGTGTCTATCAGGAGGCCAGTGTGAATCTGAAAGTGGTAG GTATGGGCTCCTCCCCACTGGTCACcatgaaggagggaggaaagcagctgaagtgcACTTCGGATGGGTGGTTCCCCGAGCCCCAGGTGCAGTGGATGGACCGAGATGGAAATATGATGCCAGCATTCTCTGAGGCCCTGACACAAGGCAGCCACGGGCTGTTCCATGTGGAGACGGTTTTACTGGTGGAAAACAACATCATTGTGAATGTGTCTTGTTGCATCAGCAACCCCCTTCTGGGCAAGGAGAAGAGGACTACTTTTTCTTCTCCAG ACTCCAGGCTGTCTTTGTCGTGGCCCATTCTGATGATTATTGTGGTATTGCTTCTTGCTGTGGCTGTAGgcctgaggaggaggaaggaccATGAGGACG tgAATTtgatacaagagccaaatagaaCAAACTTGCAATGGATTGATTCTGAGAAAACCAAGGATGCAGCCCACGGATGTTCATATAGTCAATACTCAACAGAGGGCCACCTACATGCTCCCTACACAGGACCACAAGGAGGCGGAGGgttgaaagaagagacaaagtgtCCTGAGTGTGGGAAAAGTACTAGCAGGTCAATACTGGGTCACAGTGGGGTTAAACGATag
- the BTNL2 gene encoding butyrophilin-like protein 2 isoform X3 → MVDILGYSVPGTIASFFFILLTLRRSDDFRVMGSSHVLLALVGEDALLTCQRLPNGTAAHTEVRWYRSEPSTPIIAYGYGAEMIEVQMEEYRGRVEWIDDGIAEGRVALKIHNIRPSDNGQYWCHLQEGSHAGEASLLLKVAGLGSAPQIHMNGSVEGGIQLVCTAKGWFPEPRVRWEDSQGEQLLSLSEHYIQDANGLFYVEATVLVLGASPESASCIIHNPVVSEERVATITLPEKLQTEMASLKVIGPSQPILVRVGEDVGITCYLSPKANAQRMEVRWVRSRRYPAVHVYMDGSDMAGEQMEEYTERTSLMSDAIQEGRLTLKIHNTSISDDGQYRCLFEKDGVYQEASVNLKVVGMGSSPLVTMKEGGKQLKCTSDGWFPEPQVQWMDRDGNMMPAFSEALTQGSHGLFHVETVLLVENNIIVNVSCCISNPLLGKEKRTTFSSPDSRLSLSWPILMIIVVLLLAVAVGLRRRKDHEDGNEFDTRAK, encoded by the exons ATGACTTCCGAGTGATGGGCTCTTCCCATGTTCTTCTGGCCTTGGTGGGGGAAGATGCCCTATTAACCTGCCAGCGCCTTCCCAACGGGACTGCGGCACACACAGAGGTGCGGTGGTATCGCTCAGAACCCAGCACACCCATCATTGCATACGGGTATGGAGCTGAGATGATTGAGGTGCAGATGGAAGAGTACAGAGGCCGGGTGGAGTGGATTGATGATGGCATTGCAGAAGGGAGAGTGGCTCTGAAGATACACAACATCCGGCCTTCCGACAACGGGCAATACTGGTGCCATCTCCAAGAGGGCAGCCATGCTGGTGAAGCAAGCCTGCTGCTCAAAGTGGCAG GCCTGGGGTCTGCCCCTCAAATCCACATGAACGGGTCTGTAGAAGGTGGAATCCAGCTTGTGTGCACTGCAAAGGGCTGGTTCCCAGAGCCCCGTGTACGCTGGGAGGACAGTCAGGGAGAGCAGTTGCTGTCGCTGTCTGAGCACTACATCCAAGATGCCAATGGCCTGTTCTATGTGGAAGCCACCGTGTTGGTGCTGGGTGCCTCTCCAGAGTCTGCGTCCTGTATCATCCACAACCCTGTGGTCAGTGAGGAGAGGGTGGCCACCATCACCCTTCCAG AGAAACTTCAGACTGAGATGG CTTCTTTAAAGGTGATTGGACCTTCCCAGCCTATCCTTGTGAGGGTGGGAGAAGATGTGGGGATAACCTGTTACCTGTCCCCGAAGGCGAATGCACAGAGGATGGAGGTGAGGTGGGTCCGATCCAGGCGCTACCCTGCAGTCCATGTTTATATGGATGGGAGCGATATGGCTggagagcagatggaagaatacACAGAGAGGACTTCTTTGATGAGTGATGCCATCCAAGAGGGCAGACTGACCCTGAAGATACACAACACCAGCATTTCAGATGATGGGCAGTACCGATGCCTTTTTGAAAAAGATGGTGTCTATCAGGAGGCCAGTGTGAATCTGAAAGTGGTAG GTATGGGCTCCTCCCCACTGGTCACcatgaaggagggaggaaagcagctgaagtgcACTTCGGATGGGTGGTTCCCCGAGCCCCAGGTGCAGTGGATGGACCGAGATGGAAATATGATGCCAGCATTCTCTGAGGCCCTGACACAAGGCAGCCACGGGCTGTTCCATGTGGAGACGGTTTTACTGGTGGAAAACAACATCATTGTGAATGTGTCTTGTTGCATCAGCAACCCCCTTCTGGGCAAGGAGAAGAGGACTACTTTTTCTTCTCCAG ACTCCAGGCTGTCTTTGTCGTGGCCCATTCTGATGATTATTGTGGTATTGCTTCTTGCTGTGGCTGTAGgcctgaggaggaggaaggaccATGAGGACGGTAA tgAATTtgatacaagagccaaatag
- the BTNL2 gene encoding butyrophilin-like protein 2 isoform X2 — protein MVDILGYSVPGTIASFFFILLTLRRSDDFRVMGSSHVLLALVGEDALLTCQRLPNGTAAHTEVRWYRSEPSTPIIAYGYGAEMIEVQMEEYRGRVEWIDDGIAEGRVALKIHNIRPSDNGQYWCHLQEGSHAGEASLLLKVAGLGSAPQIHMNGSVEGGIQLVCTAKGWFPEPRVRWEDSQGEQLLSLSEHYIQDANGLFYVEATVLVLGASPESASCIIHNPVVSEERVATITLPASLKVIGPSQPILVRVGEDVGITCYLSPKANAQRMEVRWVRSRRYPAVHVYMDGSDMAGEQMEEYTERTSLMSDAIQEGRLTLKIHNTSISDDGQYRCLFEKDGVYQEASVNLKVVGMGSSPLVTMKEGGKQLKCTSDGWFPEPQVQWMDRDGNMMPAFSEALTQGSHGLFHVETVLLVENNIIVNVSCCISNPLLGKEKRTTFSSPDSRLSLSWPILMIIVVLLLAVAVGLRRRKDHEDVNLIQEPNRTNLQWIDSEKTKDAAHGCSYSQYSTEGHLHAPYTGPQGGGGLKEETKCPECGKSTSRSILGHSGVKR, from the exons ATGACTTCCGAGTGATGGGCTCTTCCCATGTTCTTCTGGCCTTGGTGGGGGAAGATGCCCTATTAACCTGCCAGCGCCTTCCCAACGGGACTGCGGCACACACAGAGGTGCGGTGGTATCGCTCAGAACCCAGCACACCCATCATTGCATACGGGTATGGAGCTGAGATGATTGAGGTGCAGATGGAAGAGTACAGAGGCCGGGTGGAGTGGATTGATGATGGCATTGCAGAAGGGAGAGTGGCTCTGAAGATACACAACATCCGGCCTTCCGACAACGGGCAATACTGGTGCCATCTCCAAGAGGGCAGCCATGCTGGTGAAGCAAGCCTGCTGCTCAAAGTGGCAG GCCTGGGGTCTGCCCCTCAAATCCACATGAACGGGTCTGTAGAAGGTGGAATCCAGCTTGTGTGCACTGCAAAGGGCTGGTTCCCAGAGCCCCGTGTACGCTGGGAGGACAGTCAGGGAGAGCAGTTGCTGTCGCTGTCTGAGCACTACATCCAAGATGCCAATGGCCTGTTCTATGTGGAAGCCACCGTGTTGGTGCTGGGTGCCTCTCCAGAGTCTGCGTCCTGTATCATCCACAACCCTGTGGTCAGTGAGGAGAGGGTGGCCACCATCACCCTTCCAG CTTCTTTAAAGGTGATTGGACCTTCCCAGCCTATCCTTGTGAGGGTGGGAGAAGATGTGGGGATAACCTGTTACCTGTCCCCGAAGGCGAATGCACAGAGGATGGAGGTGAGGTGGGTCCGATCCAGGCGCTACCCTGCAGTCCATGTTTATATGGATGGGAGCGATATGGCTggagagcagatggaagaatacACAGAGAGGACTTCTTTGATGAGTGATGCCATCCAAGAGGGCAGACTGACCCTGAAGATACACAACACCAGCATTTCAGATGATGGGCAGTACCGATGCCTTTTTGAAAAAGATGGTGTCTATCAGGAGGCCAGTGTGAATCTGAAAGTGGTAG GTATGGGCTCCTCCCCACTGGTCACcatgaaggagggaggaaagcagctgaagtgcACTTCGGATGGGTGGTTCCCCGAGCCCCAGGTGCAGTGGATGGACCGAGATGGAAATATGATGCCAGCATTCTCTGAGGCCCTGACACAAGGCAGCCACGGGCTGTTCCATGTGGAGACGGTTTTACTGGTGGAAAACAACATCATTGTGAATGTGTCTTGTTGCATCAGCAACCCCCTTCTGGGCAAGGAGAAGAGGACTACTTTTTCTTCTCCAG ACTCCAGGCTGTCTTTGTCGTGGCCCATTCTGATGATTATTGTGGTATTGCTTCTTGCTGTGGCTGTAGgcctgaggaggaggaaggaccATGAGGACG tgAATTtgatacaagagccaaatagaaCAAACTTGCAATGGATTGATTCTGAGAAAACCAAGGATGCAGCCCACGGATGTTCATATAGTCAATACTCAACAGAGGGCCACCTACATGCTCCCTACACAGGACCACAAGGAGGCGGAGGgttgaaagaagagacaaagtgtCCTGAGTGTGGGAAAAGTACTAGCAGGTCAATACTGGGTCACAGTGGGGTTAAACGATag
- the LOC101532787 gene encoding butyrophilin subfamily 1 member A1-like, whose product MKRTSSRTPPSLQEEPQQSIYRTRFHITLLPGLGTMVHSLPRALFPILLLQVPMWGSDSFEVSGPSEPIVAMLGTEAVLPCYVTAAVDMKNVELRWFRSQYLEAVYVYQDGMEQAAEQLVDYKGRVELLKDYISEGRVAVRIHSLRVSDNGIYWCFFKQNDNFGEATLELKVISLGSGPRIIMVGPEDEGIRLSCTGKGWFPQPEVQWKDENGEKIPSLSEQETQDDDGLFQMDAFLILRDRTKGKVSCSMKNSFLLQEQTDTISIPEPFFPRASPWRAAFAVTFLMLVVCLSAVVFFAWREKQEKKKLKEVKDAKQKEVTEKEAIKKELERRKNLYLLDWKKANLYADWRKEKFTAVDVSLDPKTAHPKLKISENERHASLEEEDYETKFSVLGRNCFTTGKHYWEVEVNKETEMKSGTRWALGICSEIVETKGWFTENTDKDFWVLACKEGTVMALTSKSESLSLRHYPERIGIFLDLENGDVSFYNMMDGSHIYSYSGSFRGNIHPYFSLQGVGTSMSICSTSGQNENVPRSSSQTSVTLPRNCDIDIPQETNTLLYKK is encoded by the exons ATGAAGAGAACAAGTTCCAGGACACCTCCATCTCTCCAAGAGGAACCTCAACAAT CTATTTACAGGACCCGCTTCCATATCACCCTGCTCCCTGGACTGGGAACCATGGTGCACTCCCTGCCCAGAGCACTCTTCCCGATCCTGCTGctccaggtgcccatgtggggctCAG ATTCGTTTGAAGTGAGCGGCCCCTCGGAGCCCATTGTGGCTATGCTGGGCACAGAAGCCGTGCTGCCCTGTTATGTGACCGCAGCCGTGGATATGAAGAACGTGGAGCTGCGCTGGTTCCGCTCCCAGTACTTGGAGGCTGTGTACGTGTATCAGGATGGGATGgagcaggcagcagagcagctcGTAGATTACAAAGGACGAGTAGAGCTGCTGAAGGATTACATCTCAGAGGGGAGAGTGGCTGTGAGGATCCACAGTCTCCGAGTCTCAGACAATGGGATATACTGGTGTTTCTTTAAACAGAATGACAACTTTGGTGAAGCCACTTTGGAGCTCAAGGTCATAA gTCTTGGTTCTGGTCCTCGCATCATCATGGTGGGTCCAGAAGATGAAGGCATAAGGCTGTCATGCACTGGCAAGGGGTGGTTTCCCCAGCCTGAAGTACAATGGAAGGATGAGAACGGAGAGAAGATCCCATCTCTGTCTGAGCAGGAGACCCAAGACGATGATGGCTTGTTCCAGATGGATGCATTCCTCATTTTGAGAGACAGAACAAAGGGGAAAGTGTCCTGCTCCATGAAGAATTCCTTCCTTCTACAGGAGCAGACGGACACAATTTCTATCCCAG AGCCCTTCTTTCCTAGGGCCTCGCCTTGGAGGGCAGCGTTTGCTGTGACTTTCCTCATGCTTGTGGTTTGCCTGAGTGCTGTTGTCTTTTTTGCTTGGCgagaaaagcaagaaaagaagaaattaaaggagGTCAAGGATGCAAAACAGAAAGAAGTTACTGAAAAAG aagcaATCAAGAAAGAACTTG agagaaggaagaatttGTATCTACTCG ACTGGAAGAAAGCAAATTTATATGCTG aCTGGAGAAAAGAGAAGTTCACAGCAG TGGATGTTTCCTTGGATCCAAAAACAGCTCATCCCAAACTCAAGATATCTGAAAATGAAAGACATGCTTCTTTGGAAGAAGAAGATTATGAAACCAAATTCAGTGTCCTAGGTCGTAATTGTTTTACCACAGGAAAACATTATTGGGAGGTAGAAGTaaataaagagacagaaatgaagtcTGGAACTAGATGGGCTTTGGGTATTTGCTCAGAAATAGTGGAGACAAAGGGATGGTTTACAGAAAATACAGACAAGGACTTCTGGGTGTTGGCATGCAAGGAAGGGACAGTCATGGCTCTCACCTCCAAGTCAGAATCTCTGTCATTGAGACATTACCCTGAGAGGATAGGAATATTCTTGGACTTAGAGAATGGGGATGTATCCTTTTACAACATGATGGATGGATCCCATATCTATTCCTATTCTGGCAGCTTCCGTGGGAACATACATCCTTATTTTAGCTTGCAAGGTGTTGGCACATCTATGTCCATCTGCTCAACTTCAGGTCAGAATGAAAATGTTCCCAGGTCTTCTTCACAAACTTCAGTAACTCTACCAAGGAATTGTGATATAGATATTCCCCAGGAAACTAATACTCTGCTGTATAAGAAGTGA